In Glycine soja cultivar W05 chromosome 10, ASM419377v2, whole genome shotgun sequence, the genomic stretch CACTGACAGGGTTCTGAAGCCTTCCCCTTGTTTGCAGATACACCTAATGCAGTTCATGAGATAACAATAGTAACATTCTTCACTTCAATCAGTTACGTGTCTCCCTCCCACCTCTTCTGTGTTTATATTCCTACAGCCATTGCTTAGCCTTGGCCTACTACTTATTTAGGTAATAGAAGCAGATCCTGTTAGTAAATCTTAAATTTGCTTGGTATCATAAAGGAAATTTATATGCATTGGCTTGCCTAAAAACTAAAAGCTCTTTGTATTTGAAAatggaattttctcttttatatctGCTATCATTGTAAGCAGTAGCAAATAAAGTTGAAACTTAACAATCCTGTTTAGTTAGAACTTAGAAagagaatataattttattattattttggaatgaatcacttttcaGCTTTCCCTCTAAGCCAAATgggtttttggtttgtgttatatatatgaaaaagtcAGCTCAAGACAAGGCACACAGACAAGGAAGGTGTTTGTGACAAAAACTAAGGTTTGAATATGCTTCACAGTGCACGCCTAGTCTTTTCAGGGCACACCTCCATCTCAGCTTTTGCCTTCAGACCTTCTAATCCCTCTATTAAGACAACCTCTTCACTCGGTTTATACATGGAACAGTCTCCTCCTTTAAAGCTAAAACAGTGTGACCAACCCCATCTTGCTTGTCAAGCAACAACACAGGATGATGCAGTTTCTCTAAGgttattttttgcatttttatttttggcgcTTGTTTTCTAGTTGTAGGGGTTTTGACCCTTTTCTCAGCTTTCTTCAACTTAGGAAGATAAATGTAAAATTTCTGGTCATTAGAAGTTTCTGAACCTGAAAATCTCATGAAAAGCCCAAAATTTGGTATTGGTGTGTGCAGGAATGATGAGTCACCTGTTCATGGACTAACTGAAGTGGTTGTAGGGGTTCTGGGAGGAGGGCAACTTGGTCGAATGATATGTCAAGCTGCTTCTCAGATGGCCATTAAAGTCATGGTTTTGGATCCACAGGAGAATTGCCCTGCTAGTTCCCTTTCTTATGATCATATGGTTGGAAGCTTTGATGACAGCACTACAGTGGAGGAATTTGCCAAGAGGTTCAATTTTTTGTgcaattgatgttgttttgaatttgtcATTTTCTATGTGACTTACTGGAAAGTATGATGTTCAGATGTGGAGTATTGACTGTTGAAATTGAACATGTCGATGTTGATACATTGGAAAAACTTGAGAAACAAGGAGTTGACTGTCAGCCCAAAGCCTCTACAGTAAGAATTATTCAGGTGATTATTTTTCTGGTTTTCGCATGTGTTATTAATTGAGAAAATGAATAACTAGATATTTCCACCTTATGCACAAAGCCTGCCCATTGTAGTAGGATAATTTTCACCTTACATAGACTtgataatttcaatatttttaaagataagaGTAATGCTATCTGATTGGTTTCCTTGACTTGACTATTCAACATATTATAGGATAAGTATCAGCAAAAGGTTCACTTCTCCCAGCATGGCATTCCACTTCCTGAATTTATGAAGGTTTGTACTGTTTATCTTGGTTATAAtagtatttgaaaattgaaaattcatcTTTAGGATACGAATTGAGGATAAGTGAATATGTTTTGAACAGATAGATGATCACGAAGGTGCTAAGAAAGTAGGGGAACTCTTTGGCTATCCTCTTATGATCAAGAGTAGGAGATTAGCTTATGACGGGCGAGGAAATTTTGTTGTCAAAAGTGAAGAGGAACTTCCTTCTGCTGTGGATGGTAATTGGTTTTTTTATctggtgtattttttttttcttttctcaataaAGGGAAAACAGGGAAAAACTCATCTTTGAATTCATACTTGTCCTTCATTtgccaaaagaaaaaagtaaaacatcTCCCTGCCTATTTGATATGCGCACACTTTTTCATGTTTCACACTTCTTCTTGTACCCCCCCCCCCCGATTTTGCAGCTCTTGGAGGATTTGGTCGTGGTTTATATGCTGAAAAATGGGCGCCTTTTGTCAAGGTAAAGTCTATATATTTTTGCTGCTGATAGTGTTTTTTATTCCATGATTCACTAATTGTTGGGAGGCAATACTGCTGGTGCTAAGCTAACAAATCTTGAGTTTTTGTATATTGTGGTCAATTTATTAAGTTCTATGAATCTGAAAGGATTCTTTCTGTTATTGGCTATGGTTATTGATCAGATAATAATGccctcttctttttatttttcaataataatctCTACTGTATTTACCTTTGATAACTGTTTTCCTTTCATGAATGTAAATTATTCCCAATGCCATAATATGCTTGcttcacttgcaaaattctcTTACTATTAAATCTCCTCCCTTTCAAAGAATTATATTATACTTCATAGTGCTTTCATGCAATTTACTTATCTAAAACATGTCTTTCAATTGttcaaaaaatgtcttttatttcttaaaacttCCCAATTTTGTCATGTTATTTATGAGTTTATGGACCTTACATAtttttctcccaaaataatgacaGGAGCTAGCAGTTATTGTGGCGAGAGGAAGAGACAATTCAATTTCATGCTATCCTGTTGTTGAAACTATACACAGGTAACTTGCAGAACACATACATTCTATTAATTTGAAAGATTTTAAATAAAGAGTTCCCACAGATTAAATTCAAAACCTCGGTTATGGTAATCTCACTATTGACTATTCTGATCAGCAATGTACCATTTCAGCTTCCTTATATACTACTTAAGATTTATGTTTTGTTCTAGGGACAACATATGTCACATAGTTAAGGCTCCGGCTAATGTGAAATGGAAGACTAGGGAGCTTGCCACTGAAGTTGCTTTCAATGCTGTTAACTCTCTAGAAGGTGCTGGTGTGTTTGCagttgaattgttcttgactaaGGATGGGCAGGTTCTGACTTTTTTCTTCATCAACTCTGGATATgcctcaatgtttttttttcttgactgCTGTATTGAGTTCTTTTTACAAGTAAATTTGTTTGTTAATCCCCTGATAGTGACCATGCCTGTGTTTCTTCAcagattttattaaatgaagtgGCGCCTAGACCTCACAATAGTGGGCATCACACAATTGAATCTTGCTATACCTCACAATATGAGCAACATTTGCGGGCTGTTGTTGGTCTTCCACTTGGTGATCCATCACTGAAAACTCCAGCTGCTATCATGTACAATATATTAGGTGAAGAAGAGGTACTATCAGCATAGAGTATTTCCCCATTTTCCATTCCTTTCACCTTCTTTGTCATTAATCTGAAAAAAAAGTCTGGTTTTCTCCTATACGTGTTGAGGTgatgctattattattattattatgattattattattattattattattattattattattattattattatttctgctGTCATGAACCTGAAAAATAATGATTGACTTTTTTTCGTGTTATATATTTGATTCATAGTTGGATGATGGTTATGCAATTAAAGGCTGCTGTCTGCTGAGTGCTCCCTTTAATTCATTTACTTGATTTGAGAAGATCGTTCTATTTAGTTACCATTGTTTCATACTCTAGTCTGTTAAATTTGCTAAATGATTTTAGGGGGATATTGGTTTTCAATTAGCTCATCAATTGATCAAAAGGGCATTGACCATCCCTGGGGCTACTGTTCATTGGTATGATAAGCCAGGTAAACTTCTAGCTAAGCAGCAATTTTGGTTGATTACTCCCCTCTTGTTTGTTGTTTAatcacttgtatttttttaaaaggcatTTAatcacttgtattttttttaaaggcatTTATTTAATCACTTATACGACTAGTAAATAACACATCATGACAATTTGTCAGAAATGAGAAAGCAACGGAAGATGGGCCATATAACCATTGTTGGGCCTTCCCTTAGCAATATTGAAAGCAATCTTGCTGTAGTGGTGGAAGGGAAAAGATTAGATGACAAGACTGCAGGTTAGTGACAAAGACTTTATTCCCTTATAGTTTATCTTTGTAGTTATTTATCTTATGGTGCTAGACCATTGAAGGAAGATGGTTTTCACAGTCAACTCCATTTAATATCTTAATCGACTCATGTAGTAATTTGCACATGTACAATGAGTAGTTCATAGCTACATTACTGCTTTAGTTAGACTAAGGATATGAGTAATATTTGAAGCATCTATCAGTTTACGAAGCACGAACACTCTTCTTGCTCTAGATGTTGTAGTGGAAGACATGCTTCTAACATACCTCCCCAACACCTATGTGACATTGTTGGACACTTCTTACTAGGCAtcctattaaatttatattttgttgacTTGGACACTTGAGCAAACACCTCCGTACAGCCAAACACTTCAAGACActggtattttaaaaaaatcaattcttttTAACATTCAGAGAGGTCAGCTTAAATTGTATAGAATATTGAAAATAATgagttgtttttctttttggtgagGCTCATTATCTTAAGAAGTtgaatatgaattatgaaaTCTTGATTATCAAATCAGATCTTTGGTCACACACACTTGAGTGTGCGCCACACATGCACCCGCACACATTTGTGTCCTGTATTTTGGACATTAGCTATGTTGGAGTGTCCAGTGTCTGTGttggagtttgtgtttcttatCAATTTGTAGTTATGCCAATTCTTCCACTAGTCAATCAAAATAAGCACTACCTGTCCAACCAAATAAGTTTTCGTTTTCTTAACTGccatctttttttaaaagaaaatatatctttttattgCAGAAAATAGgttgattacttttttttttattgaactttGCCCCCTTCTGTCTTATTAAAGCAAAATTAGTCTTTTTGCatatagttgtgtttttttcttcacttttttaGTCATTTGGTATTctgacatttttctttttgattttcTAGCCTATGAGGAAACATTATTATGTCTTATTATCTTAGTGAAACTTTCCTAAGGAAATCTTACAAATTTGAATGTTACCTGCATTTTGTTATGACTCTGATGAGACAAATTACTTGTTTCTTCCTCatatttcactaaaaagttgTTAGTGGCTAATgaacaaagaataaaataagattatcaaaaaaacattatttttattattattatgtctcATCCTTATATTGCTTTCAGTcatcctttctttgttttggtaTCTACTCTTTGACGAAGATCGGAAACTACCGTTAACCATTctcttataattaagaaaactGGAGAGGAGCTGTATTTGaagttaaaattttgttattctcaCACTTtatactttgttttgttttataattgtaGTTGCTCCATGTGTGGGGATCATAATGGGTTCTGATTCAGATCTACCTGTTATGAAAAGTGCCGCTGAAATCTTGGAGATGTTTGGTGTGCCTCACGAGGTAAAATTGTTCTAATTACCCTGAGGTGGTTTGTTGTGTATGAAGTTGTTTATCCTTAAAtataatgtatatatgtatCAAATTTCAGGTAAGAATAGTTTCAGCTCACAGGACTCCAGAATTGATGTTTTCTTATGCCTCATCTGCTCATGAACGAGGCATACAAGTCATTATTGCTGGTGCTGGTGGTGCAGCTCACTTGCCtggtaaattatttaaattttgcttTATATAATTATCCTTAGGTAGTGCCTTTTTGCCATTAATTAAGCCTCAAATCTCAGGTATGGTTGCTGCTCTTACTCCCTTGCCTGTTATTGGCGTTCCTGTGCGTGCTTCTACCTTGGATGGGATTGATTCACTCTTGTCAATTGTCCAGGTAAGTTGGTTCAGTCTTGTTGGTGCTAGAGTTTGTTTCCTTTTGTCCATCTTCAAAGTTTACCCTTGTTTTGCCTTGCTTTATATCTGTTTTGAGTAATCTGATATGAATTAACCAAAGAAGTGGAATCATTGCCAAATTCAGTGTCAGTGAACCAGAGTCACCAAATCAATTAAACAGTAAAAAATGCAAGAGAGGTATGGAAGATGTATTATTCATGAAATGAGGGAATTACTGTGGAAGAGTATTCCTAATGAGTAAGGCCAGAGAGAGGCTCCTACAGAGAGCTACTGCTCTCTATCCACAACCAACACAATCTCCCACACCCACAGCTTATATGTTAACCAAAAACAGTtactctcctctctctctctaccaCACAGCACCCCACCTCACACCTTCCTGACTTTCCTTTTTCATCTCCTAGTGTAAACCTTCCAAACCTTGGGTCCATGTAACAATTGTTGGACCAGTCAACCAGATGATCCTTTGGGCTTTATAAATTGGTTTAGGCTCTAACAGCCAGTGACTGCATCAATTGGGTAGGGCTTAGGAAATAGTGTTTGGCTCAGGTTTTTGagtttcttttaagaaaagaaaaaagttgagTCAAAAAGaagggaatatatatatatatatatataatgaacaaAAGCTCAAAATTAGAGGTAAAAAAGATTGAACCAAACACTACCATAGTCTTTTCTTTCTAACAAATACATTTGTTTGCTGTGCAGATGCCGAGAGGTGTCCCCGTTGCCACTGTTGCAGTTAATAATGCAACTAATGCTGGATTACTGGCGGTGAGGATGTTGGGTGTTGCCAATGATGATCTTCTGTCAAGGTTCCCCTTCCCCCTCGTCCTTTCTGTATATTTGTGATATAAAATTTGTTCATTGAAGTAAagtttaataaaagaaattgaaacaTTATCTCACTTTCCATTTACAATATTGGGCAGGATGAGTCGATATCAAGAGGACCAAAAGGAAAGCGTATTGGACAAAGGAGATAAGTTAGAAAAACATGGTTGGAAATCCTACTTAAACAATAGTTAATTATCCCCATTAATTTGGTGGTTATTTTGTAGGCTCGTTTCTCATTTTTGGTCAACTACAAAATTTGATAGAAAAGATTTCACATGGATGGTGTATAGACCCAGGGTATCAATAAGTAGGTTAAGAATAATTCGAGCTATATGTTTTGTTACCTATATCAACAGGCTTTCTATTTTCTATTGCT encodes the following:
- the LOC114371965 gene encoding phosphoribosylaminoimidazole carboxylase, chloroplastic-like, with protein sequence MLHSARLVFSGHTSISAFAFRPSNPSIKTTSSLGLYMEQSPPLKLKQCDQPHLACQATTQDDAVSLRNDESPVHGLTEVVVGVLGGGQLGRMICQAASQMAIKVMVLDPQENCPASSLSYDHMVGSFDDSTTVEEFAKRCGVLTVEIEHVDVDTLEKLEKQGVDCQPKASTVRIIQDKYQQKVHFSQHGIPLPEFMKIDDHEGAKKVGELFGYPLMIKSRRLAYDGRGNFVVKSEEELPSAVDALGGFGRGLYAEKWAPFVKELAVIVARGRDNSISCYPVVETIHRDNICHIVKAPANVKWKTRELATEVAFNAVNSLEGAGVFAVELFLTKDGQILLNEVAPRPHNSGHHTIESCYTSQYEQHLRAVVGLPLGDPSLKTPAAIMYNILGEEEGDIGFQLAHQLIKRALTIPGATVHWYDKPEMRKQRKMGHITIVGPSLSNIESNLAVVVEGKRLDDKTAVAPCVGIIMGSDSDLPVMKSAAEILEMFGVPHEVRIVSAHRTPELMFSYASSAHERGIQVIIAGAGGAAHLPGMVAALTPLPVIGVPVRASTLDGIDSLLSIVQMPRGVPVATVAVNNATNAGLLAVRMLGVANDDLLSRMSRYQEDQKESVLDKGDKLEKHGWKSYLNNS